The genomic window GAAGACGTAGTCGTAGTCCTTCCGAAAGCCGTCGAGTAGTCGGAACTGTTCGATACCTGCCTCTTCCGTTACTTCGCGGATCGCCGTCTGTTGTAGCTCTTCATCTCCTTCGACACCGCCCTTGGGGAACTCCCAATCGCCTGGGCGGCTCTTGAGTAGAAGATACTCGCGCCGGCCCCGCGTATCGCGGAAGAGGATCGCGCCTGCGCTCGTAGCTTCGACTGCCATTAACTGGGCTAACAGGTGCGACGTTAAGAGAATATCGGACTGTTCGTCCAACGGACACTGATTCCGGACCCGATTTTCACGAGGGCGGCGGCCGATCGACTGCAGTCGTTCACCGCCCGCGCCGGTACGCGGTGCGTCTCAGCAAGTTTTTACGCGCCGCCCGACGACGTATGCGACAGTACCAGCCATGACCTTCGTCACCCGTCTGACCCTCCAGAGCGGCGATCGC from Natrinema versiforme includes these protein-coding regions:
- a CDS encoding bis(5'-nucleosyl)-tetraphosphatase, coding for MAVEATSAGAILFRDTRGRREYLLLKSRPGDWEFPKGGVEGDEELQQTAIREVTEEAGIEQFRLLDGFRKDYDYVFEANGKTIHKTVHLFVAKSFEASAELSNEHRDLQWRDYEQAINTVTQDGPREILEDAHEFLDELEEEDEE